The Bartonella grahamii subsp. shimonis region TTGGGATGCCTTTTTCTTCTAAGACTTCATGTGCTTTTACTGCAATTTGCAATTCTGAACCGGAAGCAAACAAAGTCACTAGTGCCTCATCACTTGCCGTGAGTAATTCATAAGCACCAAGCATACAGAGATTTTCTTCTTCATATTCTTGACGCAAAAGCGGTAGATTTTGTCGGCTCAAAGCCAAAGTAGAAGGCGTTTTGCGTGCTTTCAAAGCCAATTGCCAACACTCGACTGTCTCCATAGCATCAGCAGGACGAAACACAAGATGATTAGGCATTGCGCGCAGACCAGCCAAATGCTCCACGGGTTGATGGGTCGGACCATCCTCACCAAGACCAATAGAATCATGAGTCATGACATAAACCACCCGTAACCCCATGAGAGAAGACAAACGCATAGCAGGACGCATATAGTCAGAAAAGCATAAGAACGTTCCCCCATAAGGAATAAAGCCGCCATAAAGGGCAAGACCATTCATCACGGCTCCCATTGCGTGTTCGCGAATACCATAATGGAGATAGCGCCCTAAAAAATCATTCGCAGAGATACTTTTCATCTGGCTGCTTTTTGTATTATTAGATCCGGTTAGATCTGCCGAACCACCAACGGTCTCAGTAACGACTTCATTGATCACTTCAAGAGCCATTTCCGAAGCTTTACGCGTAGCAACAACAGGGCGCTCTTCAACCAATTTCTGTTTATAAGTATCAATAACGCCATCAAATCCGCCCACGAGATCGCCCCGCATCAACCTTTCAAACTCCACCCGTTCTGACATAGGAAGATTAGCAAATTTTGCTTCCCATTTTTGGCGTTTTTTTGCAGCGTTGAGACTAGCCAAGCGCCAACTATCGAGAATATCGGCTGGAATAACGAAAGGCTCAGCATCCCACCCTAAAGCGATACGGGTTTCAGCGATTTCTCGTGCGCCCAAAGGGGACCCATGAACTTTATTGGTCCCCGCTTTATTTGGTGCTCCAAAACCAATCGTTGTTTTACAAGCGATCAAAGTTGGTTTATCGGAATTTTGTGCTGCCTCAATAGCCCGTGCAATTGCTGCTTGATCATGCCCATTGACTTTATGGGT contains the following coding sequences:
- the tkt gene encoding transketolase produces the protein MTNTHQQNQMANAIRFLAIDAIEKANSGHPGLPMGAADIATVLYTQFLAHDPKNPRWPNRDRFVLSAGHGSMLLYALLYLSGYEDLSLEDLKNFRQLGAKLAGHPEYGHVAGIETTTGPLGQGLANAVGMALGERLQNARFGDLINHYTYALVGDGCLMEGISQEALSLAGHLKLNKLIVLWDDNNISIDGEISLADSTDQIARFKASGWETHKVNGHDQAAIARAIEAAQNSDKPTLIACKTTIGFGAPNKAGTNKVHGSPLGAREIAETRIALGWDAEPFVIPADILDSWRLASLNAAKKRQKWEAKFANLPMSERVEFERLMRGDLVGGFDGVIDTYKQKLVEERPVVATRKASEMALEVINEVVTETVGGSADLTGSNNTKSSQMKSISANDFLGRYLHYGIREHAMGAVMNGLALYGGFIPYGGTFLCFSDYMRPAMRLSSLMGLRVVYVMTHDSIGLGEDGPTHQPVEHLAGLRAMPNHLVFRPADAMETVECWQLALKARKTPSTLALSRQNLPLLRQEYEEENLCMLGAYELLTASDEALVTLFASGSELQIAVKAHEVLEEKGIPTRVVSVPCFELFSQQSCSYQRALIGNAPIKIAIEAAVAQGWDRFIGCDGVFIGMEGFGVSGTIDALYAHFGITWENVVATVEKELEKIKEERTK